The DNA window CTTTCAATTtttgatttgtttgtttgtttagaGATCGATCTATCTATCTCTTTAAATTGTTTGTAGTGAGCGTTGACAGTCTTGCTCTAGGTATgttgttagatgttataattgtaatgaattaattgatgaTCTTTGTTGAATTGCATTTGTATTTGCGCAGCCTTGCTCCTGATAGTTCTCTTAGACCATCAACATCATCGGTTAGTGTTGGGGCTCCTAGTCCAATTTTAGGGGAAAACGAGGTTAACCCAACCCTGATACCTTTAGGAGGAGAAAGCGAGGGTTCTGCTTCTTCCTCTGGATCATCCCTACTTGCTAGTTAGCAAAGTGAGAATTGTAACAACTGACTCATTCTCCTCAATCCTCATTGCTAGTTAGAAATTATTAGTCATTTTTGTTCTGATATAGATCATATGATGATTCTAATACTTTTGTATATGCAGGAAGCAAGTGAAAACTCTTGGTAAGTTTTCCTCCTTAAGTTTATTGTGGAGCTTCTTCCAATGGTTCTGGTTCTTTACTGTAGAAAATAGATGGTGCCTTTTCATCTTTCCCTATATTTAGTCTAAGCCtataaaaaataagtgattAATTACTTAAGCTTCAATAAATCCAGTTCCTTtcaattaatctattattttgacatgttttactTCGACTTCTCAAATATCTGAGTTGGAATGATTTTTCCACACCAAGTCAATGTATCCTTGCTTCTTAGGTGTATCCTGTCTTGGGGAATAATGTGGCCTATGATAGGAGACAAAAGAGATGATTGGTATTCTACTAAGAATTCCTACCGTGACATCCAAGGTTAAAGACTAGGTAGTTAATATCCTTGCACCTTGTTAATAAATGTGGATGTTACTTACACAGATTTCTTGAGCTTGAATATAGATAATCATGTATATTTAAAGGTATCTGGCCTTCTATTAAATAATTACCTAAGTTTCtagaaaataacttaaataatcatgTAAAATTTATACAATATAAATGAATTGCCTATGAATGAATTTTGCTATgtaaaatttatacatattcaCATACTAACATACTAACTAACTTCAACTTTACCTATTTTTCATggtttccaattttttttgtcatttctATCCATAATTTCAACATTTAAGTGATCATTTTCTTTTGATTCTGCTGGTTGTGATATATAATCACCACCTCTATATTCACTGTTAGTTTTTAACTGTTTGCATACAGTGGGAGGATAAATGTTACTTGGCTGACCATCCTGGCTTGGTGCTGGTTTCCACTACATAGGTGTGTCAATTTTAATATCTAAGTTGTGTAAAAACATTGTTATGATAGTTTTGgttttgtgttcttcatttcattaaattctacatgttttatatatatttg is part of the Impatiens glandulifera chromosome 1, dImpGla2.1, whole genome shotgun sequence genome and encodes:
- the LOC124940823 gene encoding non-specific lipid transfer protein GPI-anchored 31-like, yielding MAIIKSVPVLLLKNAQFGVTLNVTKAMTLLNACRLSHPPLINCDLSVDSLALGMFLAPDSSLRPSTSSVSVGAPSPILGENEVNPTLIPLGGESEGSASSSGSSLLARSK